Genomic DNA from uncultured Desulfuromusa sp.:
TTAAAAATAAAAGTCGGTAACAATCCTGAACTGGATATCCAGCGCTTGCAAGCTATCCATGGTGAGGTTGGAGATCAGGTTAAAATCCGCATTGATGCCAATCAGGGTTGGACTCCCAAGGAGGCAGTGCTGGTCGGCAACGCATTGGCTGACAGGGGAATTAATATTGAATTGCTGGAACAGCCCGTTGCTGCGCGTGATTTTTCTGGCTTACGTTTTGTCCGTGAACAACTTTCTGTTCCGGTTGTGGCTGATGAAAGTGTTTTTTCGCCACAGGATGCGTTAGATCTGGTGCAAATGGGAGCGGCTGATGGTTTCAATATTAAATTGATGAAATGTGGTGGCATTTATAACGCTATAAAGATTGCTGCTATTGCTGATGCTGCGGGAATCCCCTGTATGGTGGGGTCAATGATGGAGTCACATCTCAGCGTAGGTGCTGCGGCTCATTTTGCAGCCAGCCGATCAATTGTCACGCGTTTTGATCTTGATGCACCACTTTTTTGCAGTGCCAATCCTGCTGTTGGAGGAATATTTTACCAGGGCTCTAAAGTCTGTTTCACAGATACCCCGGGGTTGGGTGTTGAATCTCTCCATAATTAGAAAATTCATGAATCTTTCATAAAGGATTAATGTTTTGGATAAAAAACTCCTTGAGCGGGTTGCAGACATTCACAGCCGCGCATTTACTGTTGATGCCCATTTTGACCTGACTTATGAAGTTGCGAACCTCAGGGAACGGGGTGGCAAGAAAATTATCGAAGAGAAGTATTTGCCACAGATTAAAGCTGGTGGTTTTGATTTGCTTGTGTCAGCCATCTTTATTGATAGTTTTTTTCTGCCGGAAATGGGATTGCGCAGGGCTCTGGACCAGATCAGTTTTCTGCATGCGGAGGGTGATGAGTCTCCGGGGCAGTTCTGTCTCTGTCGAACAACAGCAGAAGCTCTTGCAGCAAAACGTGCTGGTCAAACTGCCATCTTTTTATCTTTGGAGGGAGCAGAGCCATTACAGAATGATATTCAGTTGCTGAGGATATTTTATGAACTCGGCGTTCGTGGTCTCGGACTGGTGTGGAGCCGTCGAAATTATGTTGCTGACGGAGCTTTTTTTAGCCCTGTAAGCGAGGGCTGTAAAGGGGGACTCACCCCTTTTGGGGTTGAGTTGATTCAACAGGCCGAAAATTTGGGGATGTTCATTGATGTCAGTCATATCAATGACGAAGGTTTCTGGGATGTGATGGATGTCGCTGATAAGCCAGTGATTG
This window encodes:
- a CDS encoding dipeptide epimerase, translated to MKITDITHKTVTVPLLFPFKTALRTVKQIENVLVTVATDDGHCGYGGAAPTAVITGDTLASIRGGIEHIRDNIIGMDIASAEDLFQKLNRCLIGNMSAKAAVDMAIYDLLAKAQAVPLYRFLGGTVKSLETDITISLDTPEKMAADSLEKVARGFTYLKIKVGNNPELDIQRLQAIHGEVGDQVKIRIDANQGWTPKEAVLVGNALADRGINIELLEQPVAARDFSGLRFVREQLSVPVVADESVFSPQDALDLVQMGAADGFNIKLMKCGGIYNAIKIAAIADAAGIPCMVGSMMESHLSVGAAAHFAASRSIVTRFDLDAPLFCSANPAVGGIFYQGSKVCFTDTPGLGVESLHN
- a CDS encoding dipeptidase, with amino-acid sequence MDKKLLERVADIHSRAFTVDAHFDLTYEVANLRERGGKKIIEEKYLPQIKAGGFDLLVSAIFIDSFFLPEMGLRRALDQISFLHAEGDESPGQFCLCRTTAEALAAKRAGQTAIFLSLEGAEPLQNDIQLLRIFYELGVRGLGLVWSRRNYVADGAFFSPVSEGCKGGLTPFGVELIQQAENLGMFIDVSHINDEGFWDVMDVADKPVIASHSNCRSLAGTMRNLTDDQIRAIAKNNGVIGMNSVDVFIHDQSGDANINHFVDHVDHIVNIVGINHVGLGLDLCDGFQNFLQLPEAIETQDVIKTHAGIGEFTAELVVRGYTDADIIAILGGNFMRYYSELLG